The sequence below is a genomic window from Micromonospora aurantiaca ATCC 27029.
TCGGAGGTGATCACCGGCTGGGGCGGGAAGCTGACCACCTGCTCGCGCATGTCGACCTTGGTGCGCACCGCGTCGACGAACGGCACCAGCAGGTTGAGGCCCGGGTTCAGCGTGCGCTTGTACCGGCCCAGCCGCTCCACCACGTCCTGACGCTGCTGCGGCACGATCCGCACCGCCTTGAACAGCGTCACCACACCGATCAACGCCACCGCGATCATCAGGATCGCCAGAAACTCCATACCGTTCACCTTTTCGCTTCGGGCAGCTCACCCGGGGTGGAAATGTCGTCCTGCCATACCAGGGCGGTAGCGCCCCGGACCTTGATCACCTGCACCCGCTCACCCTCGGCGTACGTGCGCGTCGCGTCGTACGAGCGGGCCGTCCACAGCTCACCATCGATCTTGACCATGCCCCGGTCGGCGTCGACCGGCTCCAGGACCACAGCGGTGGCCCCCTCCAGCGCCTCGACCCCGAACGGCTGCTCCCCGGTCTCCAGCGTCGGCCGGGCGTGCCGCCGGACCACCGGACGGACCACCGCCACCGACAGCGCCGACACCGCCGCGAAGACCACCGCCTGGAGCGCCACCGGCGCACCGAGCGCCGCGGCGCCGGCGGCGGCGAACGCCCCGACCCCGAACATGATCAGGAAGAGCGTCGTCGTGAAGATCTCGGCGACCGCTAATACCACACCCAGAACGATCCAGAACACGGCGTCCACGAGAACAATCCTGACACGTCAACGCACGTGTCATCGAACTGTCATGATCGCTAGGCTCGGCACGGCGTACCGCGGCACCCGCCGACGAGGAGGACGACATGCCCCTGCTGCCCGAGACCGCGCGTCAGGTGGACCTGCTGGTCGCCCGGGCCCAGGCCGAGGGGCGTGGTCCCTCGCTCGCCCTCGGCGTGGTCCGCGACGGCCGGCTGGCGCACCTGGCGGTCGCCGGTGCGACGCCCCGCCCGGACGGCGACCTCCAGTACCGGGTCGGCTCGATCACCAAGACCATGACCGCGGTGCTGGTGATGCAGCAGCGCGACGCCGGCCGGCTGGCGCTCGACGACCCGCTCGACGCCCACCTGCCCGGCACCCCGGTCGGCACGGTGACGGTGCGCCACCTGCTCGGGCACGTCAGCGGCCTGCAACGCGAGCCGGACGGCGACTGGTGGGAACGCGCCGAGGGCACGGACCTGGACACGCTGCTGGCCGGGCTGACGCCGGACAAGATCGCCCATCCGCCGCACTTCGTCTACCACTACTCGAACCTGGCGTACGGGCTGCTCGGCGCCGTGCTGGAACGGATCACCGGCACCCCGTGGGCGGACCTGCTGACCGAGCGGCTGCTGACACCGCTGGGCATGCGCCGCACCACGTACCACCCCACCGAGCCGTACGCCCCCGGTTACGTCGTGCACCCGTGGCACGAGACGCTGCGGGAGGAGCCGCGTACCGACACCGGGGCGATGGCCCCGGCCGGGCAGCTCTGGTCGACGGTCGAGGACCTGGGCCGCTGGGCGGCGTTCCTGGCCGACCCGGACCCGGCGGTGCTCTCCCCCGCCACGCTCACCGAGATGTGCGCCCCAGTGGTGATCAACGACCTGGACTCGTGGACCGGCGGCCACGGCCTCGGCGTGGAGCTCTACCGGGTCGGCGACCGGGTGTACGTCGGGCACGGCGGCTCCATGCCCGGGTACGTCGCCGGCCTGGCCGTGCACCGGCCCACCCGCACCGCCGTGGTCAACTTCGCCAACGCGTACGGGCTGCGCGGCCACCACGTCGGCGCGCTCGGCCGGGAGGCGCTCACGCTGGCGCTGGACGCCGAACCGGCCGCGCCCGCCCCCTGGCGCCCGGCCGGCCCGCCCGCCGCCGACGTGGCCGCGCTGACCGGCCGCTGGTGGTGGATGGGCGGCGAGTACGAGTTCCGCGTCGACGCCGCCGGTGACCTGGTCGGCGGTCAGGTGGGCAGGCCGGTGCTCCGGTTCACCCCGGAGGGCCCGGAGCGGTGGCGGGGCCGCTCCGGCTCCCAGGACGGCGAGATCCTCACCGTCATCCGAGACGGTTCCGGCACCCCGACAGCCCTGGACATAGCCACCTTCGTCCTGACCCGCACCCCCGACGAACTCCCCTGACAGCCCCACCCGCCCCGCCCGCGGCCGCCCCCACCCGCGCCCGCCCCACCCCGCCCCGCCCAGCCCCGCCTCGCCCCCGTCGATCTTGCACTTGCGGCCCGCACTTCGCCCCATATGCCCGATCCACGCGGACCGCAACTGCAAGATCGACGCACACTCCGGCCACCCCCACCCCGGTGATCAAGGAGTTTGTGTCGGCGTTGATCTCCGATACGCCCACAAATTCCTTGATCAACCAGGCGAGAGGCGCCCGGGACCGGGACGGGGGTTCGGGGCGGGCGGCGTTGGTGCACGGCGGGTCCGGGGGCGACCGTGACCGGCGCAGGGATCAAGCCTGACCGCCCGGAGCCGGGCACGGTCGCCCCCGGACCCCAACCGCAACCACAACCCTGACAGCAAGCACAGCCCGGAGAGCGACCACGACCGGGCAGCGACGGATCACCCGGGCTCGGTGACGAAATCGATCAGGCGCTCCATCGCGTTGATCAGCGGCGTCTCAACGTCGGCGAAGCTGTCCACCCGGGACAGGATGTGCCGCCACATGTCGGCCGGCTCGCCCACCCCGAGCGCCGCGCAGACGCCCTCCTTCCAGGGCTGCCCCGGAGGCACCACTGGCCACACCGCGATGCCGAGCGCCGCCGGGCGTACCGCCTGCCACACGTCGACGTACGGGTGCCCGGTGACCAGCACGTGCGGCGAGTTGACGCGGGCCACGATCCGGCTCTCCTTCGAGCCGGGCACGAGGTGGTCGACGAGCACGCCGAGCCGGCGCCCCGGGCCGGGGCCGAACGCGCGTACCTCGTCGGCGAGCGCGTCGATGCCGTCCAGCGGTTCCACCACCACGCCCTCGATGCGCAGGTCGTCGCCCCAGATCCGCTCGACCAGCGCGGCGTCGTGCACGCCCTCCACCCAGATCCGGCTGGCCTTGGCGACCTGCGCCCGTACGCCGTCCACAGCGATCGACCCGGACGCGGTACGCCGGCGCGCGGCGGGCACCGGGACGCGGACCGGCCGTCGTAGCGTGACCGGCTTGCCGTCGAGCAGGAACGCGGCGGGCAGCAGCGGGAAGTTGCGCCGCCGGCCGTGCCGGTCCTCCAGCACCACCGCGCCGGAGTCGAAGCCGACGACGGCGCCGCAGAATCCGGAGTCGGCGTCCTCGACCACCAGGTCGGGTTCGGCGTCGACCTCGGGGGTCACCTTCCGTCGTCGCCAGTCGCCGGCCAGCACGTCCCCGTCGTATCGCCCCGCCATGCCGCTGACGCTAACCAGTGCCCCGGCGTGTCGCCCGGCGACGCGCCGACCGGGCCGTCATCCGTCGGCACGAAACGGTGCGAAGGGGGTAGTTGGGGCCAGGTCGCGCCGCCGGTGCGGCAGCCGAGACAGCAGCGGCGCGGAGCACGTACCCTTTCCGCATGTCCTCCCCCGCAACGGGCGCGGCCACGCTGGCTGCGCGCCGGTCGAGCCGGTTCGTCGCCTGGGTGCGTGCCTGGCGCGCCGGCCTGGTGCCGTTCGACGAGGTGGCCGACGCCGTCGCCGGCGACGAGGAGCACCTCGTCGCCGACGCCCCGGGCACCTGGACCGACGTGTCGCTGCGGGAGGCCCTGCCCAGCCTCGCCAAGCATTCACCCGACGACATCCGCCTGGTGCTGCCCGCGCCCGGCGACCCGCGCGGCCTGCCCGGCCCGGGCGCATTCGCCGGGGCGGCGCTGGTGGCGGGCGAGGCGGTGGTGGCGAGCGGGATGGGGCTGGTGCCCGAGGTCCGTACGCACACGTCCGGCTCGGGGATGACCTGGGAGACGGTGCTCTGGCGGGTCCATCCGCTGCCGGCGGACGCACCGAAGGCGTCTCTGGCCACGCCGGGTGCGGCGGAGGCCGAGGCCGAACTCGCCGCCGTGCTGGCCGAGACCACCGCGACGCTGACCCGGCTGGACGTCGCGCAGTGGCGGCCGGAGCTGGCCGGTGCGCTCGCCGCGCTGCGCCGCCCGGACGGCGCCACCGACCTGCCGCCCGGCTTCGATCCGCGGGCCCGCCGCCTGTTCGCCCGCGCCGCGGTGCTGGACCGGGTGCTCGCGCTGGCCGGCGAGAGCGCACCGGGCGGCGCGGTCAACACCTACGAGGCGCAGCAGCGGGACGCGGCGCTGCGTCCGCTCACCACCGCGTGCCGGCAGGCCCTGGTGGCCGCCTGCAACGCGCCGCTGCGGCTCTAGCTGTAATGCCCATGAGGGTTGTTGACGGCGTGGCGGCTTGAGACGAGGCGAGACCTCCGGGCGAGGTGTGAGGTGCTGACGCCCACACGGAACCGGAGGTCTCCATGGCCCACCGTAATGCCCGGCTGACCATCCACGGCCGGCGGCTGCTCATCACGCGTGTCGTTGACCAGGGTCGGCCGGTGGCCCACGTCGTGAAGGAACTGGGCTGTTCTCGGGCCACCGGCTACAAGTGGCTACAGCGGTGGCGGGCCGAGGGCGACGCTGGTCTGCGGGATCGATCCAGCCGGGCTCACCACCAGCCGCACAAGACGCCCGCCCAGTTGGAGGCGCGGGTCTGCCAACTGCGCCAGGAACGCAAACTCGGGGCTCGCCGGCTCGGACCGTTGCTCGGGATGCCGGCCTCGACGGTGCACGCCGTTCTGACGCGGCACGGTCTACACCGCCTGGCCTGGCTCGACCGGCCCACCGGTCAGCTCATCCGCCGCTACGAGCGCGACCGGCCCGGCGAGCTGATCCACGTCGACGTCAAGAAACTCGGCCGGGTTCGCGACGGCGGCGGCTGGCGCATCTTGGGCCGCGACAGCCTGGAACACCGCCGTGCCCGCACCGCCGGCCGTGTCGGCTTCGACTACGTGCACTGCGCCATCGACGACCACACCCGTCTCGCCTACGCCGAGATCCACCCCGACGAGAAGACCGACACCTGTGCCGGCTTCCTCCGCCGCGCCGCCGAGCACTTCGCCACCCACGGAATCACCCGCGTCGAACGCGTCACGACCGACAACGCATTGACCTACCGCCGCGGCCGAGCCTGGCACCAGACCCTGACCGACCTCGGTGCCACCGCCCGCTTCACCCGCCGCTACCGACCACAGACCAACGGCAAAGCCGAACGCTTCAACCGCACCCTGTGCGACGAATGGGCCTACGCCCAACCCTTCACCAACAACCAGCAACGCGCTGACGCTCTACCCGCCTGGCTGCACACCTACAACCACCACCGCAACCACACCTCGCTCGGCGGCAAACCACCCATCAGCCGCGTCAACAACGCTGCTGGGCATTACATCTAGCGCCGCAGACCCCCGGCTCAGACCTCGTCGATCAGGTCGGCCACCGAGTCGACGATCCGCGACGGACGGTACGGGTACCGCTCCGCCTCGGTCCGGCTGCTGATGCCGGTGAGCACCAGGATCGTCTCCAGCCCGGCCTCCAGGCCGCACAGGATGTCGGTGTCCATCCGGTCGCCGATCATCGCGGTCGACTCGGAGTGCGCGTCGATGGTGTTCAGCGCCGAGCGCATCATCATCGGGTTGGGCTTGCCCACGAAGTACGGGTCGACGCCTGTCGCCTTCGAGATCATCGCCGCCACCGAACCGGCAGCCGGCAACGCGCCCTCCACCGACGGGCCGGTGGCGTCGGGGTTGGTGCAGATGAACCGGGCGCCGTCGTTGATCAGCCGGATCGCCTTGGTTATCGCCTCGAAGCTGTAGGTGCGCGTCTCCCCCAGCACCACGTAGTCCGGGGCGAAGTCGCTCAGGATGTACCCCACCGCGTGCAGCGCCGTGGTCAGGCCGGCCTCACCGATCACGTACGCGGTGCCGCCCGGCCGCTGGTCGGCCAGGAACTGGGCGGTGGCCAGCGCCGAGGACCAGATCGCCTCCTCCGGCACGTCCAGCCCCATCCGGGCCAGCCGGGCCTGGAGGTCGCGCGGGGTGTAGATGGAGTTGTTCGTCAGCACCAGGAACGGCTTGCCGGAGGCGCGCAGCTTCTTGACGAACTCCGGGGCGCCGGGCACCGGCTGCCCCTCGTGCACCAGCACGCCGTCCATGTCGGTGAGCCAGCTCTGCACCGGCTTGCGGTCAAGCATCGTGTCGTCCCCAGGGGTGTCGTCGGGTCGGGCTCAGGGCCGGCGGGCCGGGGGCACGCAGCACAACGCCGGGCAGGTGTCCCAGGCGGGCAGCTCGCCGAGTCGGCGGCGCAGCCGCTCCCCGTCCGGGGCGGTGCGCTCTCCGACCAGCTCGCGGACCATCGCCACGAACCGCGGGTCGACCCCCGGGGTGCCGGCGCGGACGAAGTCCAGGCCGAGCTGCTTGGCCGTCTCCAGCGCCTCGGTGTCCAGGTCCCACACCACCTCCAGGTGGTCGGAGACGAACCCGATCGGGCTGACCACCACGCTCGTCACGCCCTGCTCGGGCAGTGTGGCCAGGTGGTCGTTGACGTCCGGCTCCAGCCACGGCACCTGCGGCGGCCCGGACCGGCTCTGCCAGACCAGGTCGTACGCCAGGTCGGGCGCGGCTGCGGCGTGCACCAGCCGGGCGACCTCCTCGAGCTGGGCGGTGTAGCGGCCGCCGTGCGGGCCGGCGGTGGCCGCCGCCGACATCGGTACGGAGTGCGCGGTGAAGACCAGCCGGGTGCTGTCCCGCTTCGCCGGGTCGAGCTGGGCCAGCGCGGCGCGGACCGCGTCGGCGTGCGGCTCGATGAAGCCGGGGTGATCCCAGAACTGGCGCAGCTTCTCGATCAGCGGGGCGTCCGGGCCGACCGCGGCGCGGGCCGAGGCAATGTCCTCCTGGTACTGCCGGCAGGACGAGTAGCCGCCGTACGCGCTCGTCACGAACGCCAGCGCCCGGGTGATCCCGTCGTCGCGCATCCGCGCGACGGTGTCGGCGAGCATCGGATCCCAGTTGCGGTTGCCCCAGTAGACCGGCAGGTCGACGCCGTTGGCGGCGAAGTCCTCGCGGATCGCGGCGAGCAGGTCGCGGCACTGCTGGTTGATCGGCGACACCCCGCCGAAGTGCAGGTAGTGCTCGGCGACCTCGGCGAGTCGCTCCGGGGGCACCCCCCGCCCCCGGGTCACGTTCTGCAGGAACGGGAGAACGTCCTCGGGCCGCTCCGGGCCACCGAAGGAGACCAGCACCAACGCGTCGTACGCCATGAGGCCATTCTTCCTCGCCCGCCGTCACGGCGTGGCGACGCCCCCTGGTCGGTGTGGTGACCAACCGGGCCGCGACGTGTTAAGAAGGGCCCCTTCCGCTGCACGAGGCGTTAAGAAGGGGCCCTTCCTTACATCTCAGGCGCCGATGGCGTGGTAGCCGCCGTCGACGTGGACGATCTCGCCGGTGGTGGCCGGGAACCAGTCGGACAGCAGCGCCAGGCAGGCCCGCGCGGCGGGCTCCTGGTCGGTGAGGTTCCAGCCCAGCGGGGCGCGCTCGGTCCAGGCGTCCTCGAACCGGTCGAAGCCGGGGATGGACTTGGCCGCGATGGTCCGCAGCGGGCCGGCCGCGACCAGGTTGCTGCGGATGCCCTGCTTGCCCAGGTGCAGCGCCAGATAGCGGGAGGCGGACTCCAGCCCGGCCTTGGCCACGCCCATCCAGTCGTAGACCGGCCACGCCTTGGTGGCGTCGAACGTGAGACCCACCACGGCGCCCCCGGCGGACATCAGCGGCAGCGCTGCCATGGCGAGGGACTTGTACGAGTAGGTGGAGACCTGGAGCGCTGTCGCCACGTCCGCCCAGGGGGCGTCGAGGAAACCGCCGCCGAGGCAGCTCTGCGGGGCGAACCCGATCGAGTGCACGACGCCGTCCAGGCCGTCGACGTGCTCGCGCACCTTGTCGGCCAGCCCGGCCAGGTGCTCCTCGTTGCTGACGTCCAGCTCGATCACGGGCGCCGGCTCGGGCAGCCGCTTGGCGATCCGCTCCACCAGGGAGAGCCGGCCGTAGCCGGTGAGCACGACCTGGGCGCCGTTCTCCTGGGCGAGCTTCGCCACCGAGAAGGCGATCGACGCGTCGGTGATGACGCCGGTGACCAGCAGCCGCTTACCGGCGAGAAGTCCGGACATTGCGTGTCTCCTCCGTGCTCTGCTCAGTGGCCCATGCCGAGGCCGCCGTCGACCGGGATGACGGCGCCGGTGACGTATCCGGCCGCGTCCGAGGCGAGCCAGGTGACGACGCCCGCGACCTCGTCCGGGGTGGCCATCCGGCCGGCCGGGATCGACTTGCGGATCTCCGCCTTGCGCTCCTCGGGCAGGCCCGCTGTCATGTCGGTGTCGATGAAGCCGGGCGCCACCACGTTCGCGGTGATGTTGCGGGTGCCCAGCTCGCGGGTGATCGAGCGGGCCACGCCGACCAGGCCGGCCTTGCTGGCCGCATAGTTGACCTGGCCCGCGCCGCCGGAGAGGCCGACCACCGAGGAAATGAAGATCATCCGGCCCCAGCGGCCGCGGAGCATCTTCGTCGAGGCCCGCTTGGCGACCCGGAACGAGCCGGTCAGGTTGGTGTCGAGGACGCGCGCGAACTGCTCCTCGGACATCCGCATGATCAGCGTGTCGTCGGTGATGCCGGCGTTGGCGACCAGCACCTCCACCGGGCCGAGTTCGGCCTCGATCGCGGTGAACGCGGCGTCGACCGACTCGGCGTCGGTCACGTCGCACCGCACCCCGAACAGGCCGTCGGGAGCCTCGCCGCTCCGGTACGTCACCGCCACCCGGTCGCCCTGCTTGGCGAACGCCTGCGCGATGGCCAGGCCGATCCCCCGGTTCCCGCCGGTCACCAGCACGGTTCGGGCCACGGATCCCCCTCTGCTCCAGTGATCTCTCGGTCGGTCGGAGCCTAGGGGTTACCGACAGGTAAGCGCTAACCCGCGCAGGTCACAGGGCCCACCCCGGCCGACGTCGGCGGGGGTCCGCGGAGACTGCCGGCCGCGCGCGCGACACCCACACCCCCGGTGTACGATGATCGCGTCTACGGGCCGCTCCGTGCCCGCTCCGGGCCCCGCCGACCGCAGGAGGTGATCGCTGTGCGAGATAGCGATCCTCCCAGTCGTGGCCGGGCCCACCGTCAGCCCCGCTGAGCCACGGCTCGGTCCACCCGGCTGACCCGCTTCCCGCCCTCCGCACCGCATCCGCTTCCCGGCGACCACGCCGGGGTGTGGCCTGCCGCGCGGCGGAGCACCCGGTCACGACTTCGTGCGCGTACGCCCCGACCCCCCACGGCCCTCACCGGCCGACCGTCGCCACGGAGCACACTCATGAGCCGTTACGTCGCCCCGCTGGGCTTCACCCTCGCCGCCGTCTGGGTGGCCGTCCTGTTCGTGCTGGCCGGCGGCGGTCACTGACCACCGCCGGCCGGTTCCGGCTCAGACCAGCCGGGACGTCCAGAGCAGACTCAGCCCGCCCGCGCACAGCGCCAGCAGCAACGCGATCCCCGCGTACCACTGGGTGATCTCGCGCGGCTCGGTCCGGTAGCCGATCGAGCTGCCCATGTCCTGGTAGACCTGCTTCAGTTCGCTGGCCGACGCGGCCTCGTAGAAGAAGCCCTGCGTGGTCTCCGCGAGCTGGGACAGCGCGGTGCGGTCCACCGGCACCCGCTGGAGCTGCCCGCCGATGTCGACCTGCCCGGAGTCGGTGCCGAACGCGATGGTGGACACCGGCACGTTCGCCGCCTGCGCCGCCGCGGCGGCCTCCTCGACCGAGCGGCCCGACGTGCGGTAGCCGTCGGACAGCAGCACGATCCGGGCCGGCGGGATGCCGGCGGCGCCGTCGGCCGGCACCGAGCGGATCGCCTCCAGGCAGGTGAAGACCGCCTCGCCGGTGGCGGTCGCCTCGGCCAGCACCAGCCCGTCGATGGCGGTGGTGACGGCGGCCCGGTCCTTGGTCGGCGGCACCAGGACGTTCGCCGACTTGGCGAACGAGACGAGCCCCAGGTTGTAGCTCTCCGGCAGCTCGCCGACGAACTGCTTCGCAGCCTCCTGGGCCGCCTCCAGGCGGTTCGGCGACACGTCGTCGGCCTGCATCGACAACGACACGTCGATGGCGAGCATCACCGTGGCCCGCTCCAGCGGCTCCCGGGTGTCGATCGCCGGCCGGGCCAGCCCGGTCGCCAGCACCAGCAGGCAGAGCAGGAACGCGGTGGCCGCGACGTGCCGCCGCCAGCCCAGTCCCTTGGGCGCGACGGTACGCAGCAGGTCGACGTTGGTGAACCGCAGCGCGTACTGCCGGCGGTGCAGTTGCCGCCAGACGTACGCGGCGGCGAGGGCGAGCACCGGCAGCACGGCGAGCAGCCACCACGGTTGCAGAAAACGGATCATCGCGTCGTCCCTCTGGTGCGGGCGTGCCGCTGCGCGGCGACGAAACGCACCATGTCCAGCAGCCAGTCTCGGTCGGTACGCAGGCGCAGGTGGGCCGCGCCCGCGGCGCGCAGCTCGGCGGCGATCGCCCCGCGCTGGGCGGCCGCCGCCTCGGCGTACCGGCGGCGCAGGCCCGGGTCGGCGGTCTGCACCTCGTGCAGTTCACCGCTCTCCGGGTCGACCACCGGCAGCACCCCCACGTCGGGCAGTTCCAGTTCCCGCGGATCGACCACCTCGACGGCCAGCACGTCGTGGCGGACCCGCAGCTTACGCAGCGGCCGGCCCCACTGCTGCGGCGGCGCGAGGAAGTCGGAGATCACCACCGCCACGCCGCGCCGCCGGGGCGGGCGGTTGAGCATGTCGACGAGCGCGCCGAGGTCGCTGCGGCCGGGCCGGATCTCGGCGCCGGCGACCGCCCGCAGCAGCCCCTGGGCCTCCTTGCGGCCGGAGCGGGCGGGCAGCCGCAGCATCGTCCCCGGCCCGCCGGTGCCGACCACCGCGCCGATCCGGTTGCCGCCCCGCACGGTGAGGTGGGCCAGCGCGGCGACCGCGGCGACCGCC
It includes:
- a CDS encoding VWA domain-containing protein; translation: MIRFLQPWWLLAVLPVLALAAAYVWRQLHRRQYALRFTNVDLLRTVAPKGLGWRRHVAATAFLLCLLVLATGLARPAIDTREPLERATVMLAIDVSLSMQADDVSPNRLEAAQEAAKQFVGELPESYNLGLVSFAKSANVLVPPTKDRAAVTTAIDGLVLAEATATGEAVFTCLEAIRSVPADGAAGIPPARIVLLSDGYRTSGRSVEEAAAAAQAANVPVSTIAFGTDSGQVDIGGQLQRVPVDRTALSQLAETTQGFFYEAASASELKQVYQDMGSSIGYRTEPREITQWYAGIALLLALCAGGLSLLWTSRLV
- the fabI gene encoding enoyl-ACP reductase FabI → MSGLLAGKRLLVTGVITDASIAFSVAKLAQENGAQVVLTGYGRLSLVERIAKRLPEPAPVIELDVSNEEHLAGLADKVREHVDGLDGVVHSIGFAPQSCLGGGFLDAPWADVATALQVSTYSYKSLAMAALPLMSAGGAVVGLTFDATKAWPVYDWMGVAKAGLESASRYLALHLGKQGIRSNLVAAGPLRTIAAKSIPGFDRFEDAWTERAPLGWNLTDQEPAARACLALLSDWFPATTGEIVHVDGGYHAIGA
- a CDS encoding IS481 family transposase, with product MAHRNARLTIHGRRLLITRVVDQGRPVAHVVKELGCSRATGYKWLQRWRAEGDAGLRDRSSRAHHQPHKTPAQLEARVCQLRQERKLGARRLGPLLGMPASTVHAVLTRHGLHRLAWLDRPTGQLIRRYERDRPGELIHVDVKKLGRVRDGGGWRILGRDSLEHRRARTAGRVGFDYVHCAIDDHTRLAYAEIHPDEKTDTCAGFLRRAAEHFATHGITRVERVTTDNALTYRRGRAWHQTLTDLGATARFTRRYRPQTNGKAERFNRTLCDEWAYAQPFTNNQQRADALPAWLHTYNHHRNHTSLGGKPPISRVNNAAGHYI
- the fabG gene encoding beta-ketoacyl-ACP reductase, giving the protein MARTVLVTGGNRGIGLAIAQAFAKQGDRVAVTYRSGEAPDGLFGVRCDVTDAESVDAAFTAIEAELGPVEVLVANAGITDDTLIMRMSEEQFARVLDTNLTGSFRVAKRASTKMLRGRWGRMIFISSVVGLSGGAGQVNYAASKAGLVGVARSITRELGTRNITANVVAPGFIDTDMTAGLPEERKAEIRKSIPAGRMATPDEVAGVVTWLASDAAGYVTGAVIPVDGGLGMGH
- a CDS encoding DUF58 domain-containing protein, producing the protein MARAAAVTSPTPLSAAGDRSGAVLARLQLMVTRKLDGLLQGDYAGLLPGPGSEAGESREYRPGDDVRRMDWPVTARTTMPHVRRTVADRELETWLAVDMSASLDFGTGRWLKRDVAVAAVAALAHLTVRGGNRIGAVVGTGGPGTMLRLPARSGRKEAQGLLRAVAGAEIRPGRSDLGALVDMLNRPPRRRGVAVVISDFLAPPQQWGRPLRKLRVRHDVLAVEVVDPRELELPDVGVLPVVDPESGELHEVQTADPGLRRRYAEAAAAQRGAIAAELRAAGAAHLRLRTDRDWLLDMVRFVAAQRHARTRGTTR
- a CDS encoding HAD-IIA family hydrolase, coding for MLDRKPVQSWLTDMDGVLVHEGQPVPGAPEFVKKLRASGKPFLVLTNNSIYTPRDLQARLARMGLDVPEEAIWSSALATAQFLADQRPGGTAYVIGEAGLTTALHAVGYILSDFAPDYVVLGETRTYSFEAITKAIRLINDGARFICTNPDATGPSVEGALPAAGSVAAMISKATGVDPYFVGKPNPMMMRSALNTIDAHSESTAMIGDRMDTDILCGLEAGLETILVLTGISSRTEAERYPYRPSRIVDSVADLIDEV
- a CDS encoding ferrochelatase, coding for MAYDALVLVSFGGPERPEDVLPFLQNVTRGRGVPPERLAEVAEHYLHFGGVSPINQQCRDLLAAIREDFAANGVDLPVYWGNRNWDPMLADTVARMRDDGITRALAFVTSAYGGYSSCRQYQEDIASARAAVGPDAPLIEKLRQFWDHPGFIEPHADAVRAALAQLDPAKRDSTRLVFTAHSVPMSAAATAGPHGGRYTAQLEEVARLVHAAAAPDLAYDLVWQSRSGPPQVPWLEPDVNDHLATLPEQGVTSVVVSPIGFVSDHLEVVWDLDTEALETAKQLGLDFVRAGTPGVDPRFVAMVRELVGERTAPDGERLRRRLGELPAWDTCPALCCVPPARRP
- a CDS encoding DUF3097 domain-containing protein, which encodes MAGRYDGDVLAGDWRRRKVTPEVDAEPDLVVEDADSGFCGAVVGFDSGAVVLEDRHGRRRNFPLLPAAFLLDGKPVTLRRPVRVPVPAARRRTASGSIAVDGVRAQVAKASRIWVEGVHDAALVERIWGDDLRIEGVVVEPLDGIDALADEVRAFGPGPGRRLGVLVDHLVPGSKESRIVARVNSPHVLVTGHPYVDVWQAVRPAALGIAVWPVVPPGQPWKEGVCAALGVGEPADMWRHILSRVDSFADVETPLINAMERLIDFVTEPG
- a CDS encoding NfeD family protein yields the protein MDAVFWIVLGVVLAVAEIFTTTLFLIMFGVGAFAAAGAAALGAPVALQAVVFAAVSALSVAVVRPVVRRHARPTLETGEQPFGVEALEGATAVVLEPVDADRGMVKIDGELWTARSYDATRTYAEGERVQVIKVRGATALVWQDDISTPGELPEAKR
- a CDS encoding serine hydrolase domain-containing protein; the encoded protein is MPLLPETARQVDLLVARAQAEGRGPSLALGVVRDGRLAHLAVAGATPRPDGDLQYRVGSITKTMTAVLVMQQRDAGRLALDDPLDAHLPGTPVGTVTVRHLLGHVSGLQREPDGDWWERAEGTDLDTLLAGLTPDKIAHPPHFVYHYSNLAYGLLGAVLERITGTPWADLLTERLLTPLGMRRTTYHPTEPYAPGYVVHPWHETLREEPRTDTGAMAPAGQLWSTVEDLGRWAAFLADPDPAVLSPATLTEMCAPVVINDLDSWTGGHGLGVELYRVGDRVYVGHGGSMPGYVAGLAVHRPTRTAVVNFANAYGLRGHHVGALGREALTLALDAEPAAPAPWRPAGPPAADVAALTGRWWWMGGEYEFRVDAAGDLVGGQVGRPVLRFTPEGPERWRGRSGSQDGEILTVIRDGSGTPTALDIATFVLTRTPDELP